The stretch of DNA CATGGGCTGAAACCTCCGACGGCTTGAGGCCATTGCCAGCGGCGCAGGCCGATCATGCCCCGGCGCCGTGGCAACTGGGTGGCTGCACCTGGCTGCCTGTCGAGAGTTCGTTTTTGGCGAGCTGGAGCGAAGGTGGTTTTGGTCGCCTGATGCTCGGCGACGAAGACTTCACTGGCGACTACAGCCGCTTCCGGCATCTGGCGCTGGATCAGCAGTTCATCTACTGCATCGCCGCCTCGCCGATCAGCCCTTCAGCGGTGATCGCCATTGATCGCGCTACTCGCGAAGTCAACGTGCTGGCCGGTGGCGTGGCGCCCTTGCCTGCCGATCGCATCAGCCGTCCGCAAACCCTGCGTTATCCAAGTGGCTCGGGTGAGGCCCACGGTTTCTTCTATCCGGCAATGAACGACGAATCCAGGCCACCGCTGGTGGTGTTCATCCACGGCGGCCCGACCTCAGCCTGCTACCCGATGCTCGACCCGCGCATCCAGTACTGGACGCAACGCGGTTTCGCCGTCGCCGACCTCAACTATCGCGGCAGCAGCGGTTATGGCCGCGAGTATCGCCAGGCTTTGCATCTGAGCTGGGGGGAAGTGGATGTCGAGGACGCCTGCGCGGTGGTGGCGTATCTGGCGGAACAAGGCTTGATCGACGGCGAGCGCGCCTTCATCCGCGGTGGCAGTGCCGGGGGTTACACAACGTTGTGCGCGTTGGCGTTCCAGCAGGTGTTCCGTGCGGGCGCCAGTTTGTACGGCGTCAGCGACCCCGTGGCACTGGCCCGGGCGACGCACAAGTTCGAAGGTGATTATCTGGACTGGCTGATCGGCGATCCCGTACAGGACGCCGACCGCTACGCCGCCCGCACGCCATTGCTGCACGCGAGCAACATTCGTGTGCCGGTGATTTTCTTTCAGGGCGAACTGGACGCCGTCGTCGTGCCGCAACAGACCCGCGACATGGTCATGGCACTGGAGCGCAATGGCATCGCGGTCGAGGCGCATTACTACGCTGAAGAGCGCC from Pseudomonas sp. P8_229 encodes:
- a CDS encoding S9 family peptidase, translated to MNETHASSPRAEPFSASQAVAAGMDFAELQLGTHGLFWNEYRPEDAACRIWHWRDGVAKCLTPAGFSVRSRVYEYGGGAFCLTPEGVVFVNEADQQLYRQTLEGVPEALTSGECRYGDLHFAFGQVLAVEEQQDQHRLVAIDLADGMRHLLAEGADFYAAPIISPDGSRLAWIEWSRPHQPWTSTRLMVAEHMAEGGFSAPRCVAGDDLEESIQQPRFDAENRLYCLTDRGGFWQPWAETSDGLRPLPAAQADHAPAPWQLGGCTWLPVESSFLASWSEGGFGRLMLGDEDFTGDYSRFRHLALDQQFIYCIAASPISPSAVIAIDRATREVNVLAGGVAPLPADRISRPQTLRYPSGSGEAHGFFYPAMNDESRPPLVVFIHGGPTSACYPMLDPRIQYWTQRGFAVADLNYRGSSGYGREYRQALHLSWGEVDVEDACAVVAYLAEQGLIDGERAFIRGGSAGGYTTLCALAFQQVFRAGASLYGVSDPVALARATHKFEGDYLDWLIGDPVQDADRYAARTPLLHASNIRVPVIFFQGELDAVVVPQQTRDMVMALERNGIAVEAHYYAEERHGFRRAVNQAHALEQEWTFYRRVMGLAD